In one window of Elusimicrobiota bacterium DNA:
- the hutH gene encoding histidine ammonia-lyase, which translates to MPSNSFKLGSALTLEGLASVAVDGRKAVLPASALRRVAASRRVLESAMAAGGTIYGVNTGFGELASTRISTERLAQVQRNLVLSHSCGVGEPLDAIESRSILFLRVNELSRGFSGVRPALVRHLARMLEANIIPLIPSRGSVGASGDLAPQAHMALAVIGEGDVFFRGRRMAAAKALRAVGLSPFVLSAKEGLALLNGTQAMQSVGGLALLAAERVYRAANLACAASLDALTGTPSPYDEAIQALKPHPGQIAAARSLRRLLAGSEIRRSHAIDDPRVQDSYSLRCVPQVHGAVLDRLTEARRVVEIELGSVTDNPLVSGGRVISGGNFHGQALSFAFDSAAGALAALANISERRTFQVTTGTAPRLKPFLARDPGVESGHMIAQYAAAALASENKTLAHPASADSVPTSANKEDFVSMGMWSALKFKKTVWNAAQVVAIELVCAAQAVEFHRPLKSGRGVEAGLAVLRSKVKASRGDEVLSGKLETARELVLSGAFD; encoded by the coding sequence TTGCCCTCGAACTCGTTTAAGCTCGGCTCGGCCCTCACCCTCGAGGGCCTCGCCTCGGTCGCCGTCGACGGCCGCAAGGCGGTCCTGCCGGCGTCGGCCCTGAGGCGCGTCGCGGCCTCCCGCCGCGTGCTCGAGTCCGCGATGGCGGCGGGCGGGACGATCTACGGCGTCAACACCGGCTTCGGCGAGCTCGCTTCGACGCGCATCTCCACCGAGCGCCTCGCCCAGGTCCAGCGCAACCTCGTCCTGTCCCACTCCTGCGGCGTCGGCGAGCCTCTCGACGCGATCGAATCCCGCTCGATCCTGTTTCTGCGGGTCAACGAGCTGTCCCGCGGCTTCTCCGGCGTGCGTCCGGCGCTGGTCCGCCACTTGGCCCGCATGCTGGAGGCGAACATCATCCCGTTGATCCCGAGCCGGGGTTCCGTCGGCGCCAGCGGCGACCTCGCCCCTCAGGCTCATATGGCCCTCGCCGTCATCGGCGAAGGCGACGTTTTCTTCCGCGGCCGCCGCATGGCGGCCGCGAAGGCGTTGAGGGCCGTCGGGTTGTCCCCTTTCGTCCTTTCCGCCAAAGAGGGGCTGGCTCTCTTGAACGGCACCCAGGCCATGCAGTCCGTCGGCGGCCTGGCGCTGTTGGCCGCGGAGCGCGTTTACCGCGCCGCCAACCTCGCCTGCGCCGCGTCGTTGGACGCGCTGACCGGCACCCCGTCGCCGTATGACGAGGCCATCCAGGCCTTGAAGCCGCACCCCGGTCAAATAGCAGCCGCGCGTTCTTTGCGTCGGCTTTTGGCCGGCTCCGAGATCAGGAGATCTCATGCCATAGACGACCCGCGCGTGCAGGACTCCTACTCCCTGCGCTGCGTCCCCCAGGTCCACGGAGCCGTCCTGGACCGGCTGACGGAAGCCCGCCGCGTCGTGGAGATCGAGCTCGGCTCGGTCACCGACAATCCCCTCGTTTCGGGAGGCCGCGTGATCTCCGGCGGCAACTTCCACGGACAGGCCCTGTCCTTCGCCTTCGACTCGGCGGCCGGAGCGCTCGCCGCGTTGGCGAACATCTCCGAGCGCCGCACCTTCCAGGTCACGACCGGGACGGCTCCGCGCCTGAAGCCTTTCCTGGCCCGCGACCCGGGGGTCGAGTCCGGACACATGATCGCCCAGTACGCCGCCGCGGCGCTTGCCTCCGAGAACAAGACCCTCGCCCACCCCGCCTCCGCCGACTCCGTGCCGACCTCCGCCAACAAGGAGGACTTCGTCTCGATGGGCATGTGGTCCGCCCTCAAGTTCAAGAAGACCGTCTGGAACGCCGCGCAGGTCGTCGCCATCGAGCTCGTCTGCGCCGCCCAGGCCGTCGAATTCCACCGCCCGCTGAAGTCGGGCCGCGGGGTGGAGGCGGGCCTGGCGGTCCTGCGCTCGAAGGTCAAAGCGTCCCGCGGGGACGAGGTCCTTTCGGGTAAATTGGAGACGGCAAGAGAGCTGGTTTTGTCCGGCGCGTTCGACTAG
- the hutU gene encoding urocanate hydratase, whose protein sequence is MRTIRAARGSKLSCKGWQQEAALRMLMNNLDPEVAERPQDLVVYGGRGKAARNWACYDAIVRSLKVLENDETLLVQSGKPVAVFKTHDQAPRVLIANSNLVGKWANWDHFDELDKKGLMMYGQMTAGSWIYIGTQGILQGTYETFAEAGRRRFGDSLTGKTVVTAGLGGMGGAQPLAATMNGAAFLGIEVDPTRLRFRLKTKYLDVVEENLDAALARVTRAKANGEALSVGLLGNAADIIPELAKRRFPVDVLTDQTSAHDPLYGYIPQGYDVSTAAQLRRKNPKEYVKKSIASMGRHVEGMLALKKQGAVTFDYGNNIRARAEEAGVKNAFDIPGFVPEYIRPLFCEGKGPFRWAALSGDPEDIRTTDREVLAAFPKNEALKRWIELAGQKVAFQGLPARICWLGYGERAEMGARLNWLVKKKKVGAPIVIGRDHLDCGSVASPNRETEAMRDGSDAVADWPILNALLNTASGASWVSFHHGGGVGMGYSLHAGQVTVADGTKAMAARLERVLANDPGLGVVRHFDAGYPQAKAFARKHRSLKIPMAR, encoded by the coding sequence ATGAGAACCATTCGAGCGGCGCGCGGAAGCAAATTATCCTGCAAGGGCTGGCAGCAGGAGGCGGCCCTGCGCATGCTGATGAACAACCTCGATCCCGAGGTCGCCGAGCGGCCGCAGGACCTCGTCGTCTACGGCGGCCGGGGCAAGGCGGCGCGGAACTGGGCCTGCTACGACGCGATCGTGAGGTCGCTCAAGGTCCTCGAGAACGACGAGACCTTGCTCGTCCAGTCGGGCAAGCCCGTCGCGGTGTTCAAGACCCACGACCAGGCGCCGCGCGTGCTCATCGCCAACTCCAACCTCGTCGGCAAGTGGGCGAACTGGGACCATTTCGACGAGCTCGACAAGAAAGGGCTCATGATGTACGGCCAGATGACGGCCGGCTCCTGGATCTACATCGGCACGCAGGGCATCCTGCAGGGCACGTACGAGACCTTCGCCGAGGCGGGCCGCCGGCGCTTCGGCGACAGCCTGACCGGCAAGACCGTCGTGACGGCGGGCCTGGGCGGCATGGGCGGGGCCCAGCCGCTCGCGGCCACGATGAACGGAGCGGCGTTCCTCGGCATCGAAGTCGATCCGACGCGGCTGCGCTTCCGGCTGAAGACGAAATATCTCGACGTCGTCGAGGAGAATCTCGACGCGGCCCTGGCGCGCGTGACGCGGGCCAAGGCGAACGGGGAGGCCTTGTCGGTCGGATTATTGGGCAACGCCGCCGATATCATCCCCGAACTCGCTAAGCGGCGCTTCCCGGTCGACGTTCTGACGGACCAGACCTCGGCGCACGATCCCTTGTACGGATATATACCGCAGGGGTACGACGTGAGCACGGCCGCTCAGCTGAGGAGGAAGAACCCGAAGGAGTACGTCAAAAAATCCATCGCGTCGATGGGACGGCATGTGGAAGGAATGCTCGCGCTCAAGAAGCAGGGCGCCGTGACCTTCGACTACGGCAACAATATCCGCGCCCGCGCCGAGGAGGCGGGCGTGAAGAACGCTTTTGATATTCCCGGATTCGTGCCCGAGTACATCCGCCCGCTGTTCTGCGAGGGCAAGGGGCCTTTCCGCTGGGCCGCGCTCTCGGGTGATCCCGAGGACATACGGACCACCGACCGCGAGGTCCTGGCCGCCTTCCCGAAGAACGAGGCGCTCAAGCGCTGGATCGAATTGGCCGGACAAAAAGTCGCTTTCCAAGGCCTTCCCGCCCGCATCTGCTGGCTCGGCTACGGCGAGCGCGCCGAGATGGGCGCGCGCCTGAACTGGCTGGTCAAGAAGAAGAAGGTCGGCGCGCCCATCGTGATCGGCCGCGACCACCTCGACTGCGGCTCGGTCGCCTCCCCCAACCGCGAGACCGAGGCCATGCGCGACGGCTCCGACGCCGTCGCCGACTGGCCGATCTTGAACGCCCTGCTCAACACGGCCTCCGGCGCCTCGTGGGTGAGCTTCCACCACGGCGGCGGCGTCGGTATGGGCTACTCGCTGCACGCCGGGCAGGTCACAGTCGCCGACGGCACGAAGGCGATGGCGGCGCGGCTCGAGCGCGTCCTGGCCAACGATCCCGGACTCGGCGTGGTGCGCCACTTCGACGCCGGCTATCCGCAGGCGAAGGCGTTCGCGCGCAAGCACAGATCTCTCAAAATCCCGATGGCGAGGTAG
- a CDS encoding YajQ family cyclic di-GMP-binding protein has protein sequence MASDYSFDCVSDVDLNLVSEVIAVALKEIQNRFDLKTANASIELMVKEKKLIVRASDEFKAEQVYDVLLTRMAKRGLPIKNLTKAKAEAALGQTARIDVTIQSGIPTDKAKLMQAAIKENKLKVNAQIQDGQLRVTSKSKDELQATMNVLKAGKFDLDLQFKNFR, from the coding sequence ATGGCCAGCGACTATTCTTTCGACTGCGTGTCCGACGTGGACCTGAACCTGGTGTCCGAGGTGATCGCCGTGGCGCTCAAGGAGATCCAGAACCGCTTCGACCTGAAGACCGCCAACGCCTCGATCGAGCTGATGGTGAAGGAAAAGAAGCTCATCGTCCGCGCGAGCGACGAGTTCAAGGCCGAGCAGGTCTACGACGTCCTGCTCACCCGCATGGCCAAGCGCGGCCTGCCGATCAAGAACCTGACCAAGGCGAAGGCCGAGGCGGCGCTGGGCCAGACCGCGCGCATCGACGTGACCATCCAGTCGGGCATCCCGACCGACAAGGCCAAACTGATGCAGGCCGCGATCAAGGAGAACAAGCTCAAGGTCAACGCCCAGATCCAGGACGGCCAACTGCGCGTGACGAGCAAGTCGAAGGACGAGCTCCAGGCCACGATGAACGTGCTCAAGGCCGGCAAGTTCGACCTCGACCTCCAGTTCAAGAACTTCCGCTAG